A stretch of the Capsicum annuum cultivar UCD-10X-F1 chromosome 8, UCD10Xv1.1, whole genome shotgun sequence genome encodes the following:
- the LOC107852370 gene encoding cyclin-U4-1 produces the protein MAELELHNQNLMPKLIDYLSSLLQRVAEANDINVRFQPQKISVFHGLTRPNISIQSYLERIFKYANCSPCCFVVAYVYLDRFTQCQPSLPINSFNIHRLLITSVMIAAKFMDDMYYNNAYYAKVGGISTTEMNFLEVDFLFGLGFHLNVTPTTFQTYCAYLQKEMLLLQPVVVPPINFEDSSLLIGSRSPKLQYICYNEDESSSQQQQQQLVV, from the exons atggcagAACTCGAACTTCATAACCAAAACCTAATGCCAAAACTCATTGATTACTTATCTTCTCTCCTCCAACGTGTCGCGGAAGCTAACGATATTAATGTCAGATTTCAACCTCAAAAGATTTCAGTTTTCCATGGACTTACTAGGCCAAATATCTCAATTCAAAGCTATTTAGAGAGAATATTCAAATACGCCAATTGTAGCCCCTGTTGTTTCGTTGTTGCTTATGTTTATCTTGATCGATTTACTCAGTGCCAGCCTTCTTTGCCGATCAACTCCTTCAATATTCATCGTCTGCTTATCACTAGTGTTATGATTGCTGCCAAATTCATGGATGATAT gtaCTACAATAATGCATACTATGCAAAAGTTGGAGGAATCAGTACCACAGAGATGAACTTTCTTGAAGTGGATTTCCTATTTGGATTGGGTTTTCACTTAAATGTGACTCCCACTACTTTCCAGACTTATTGTGCCTATCTACAAAAAGAGATGCTGTTGCTTCAGCCAGTAGTAGTACCACCCATTAATTTTGAAGATTCTTCCTTATTAATAGGATCAAGATCACCAAAGCTTCAATATATTTGTTACAATGAAGACGAATCGTCTTCGCAGCAGCAACAGCAACAATTAGTCGTTTAA